The nucleotide sequence TGATGTATGCATCTACAACGTGTAGCTACATTGTCCAGAGTCATTTCAATAAGACCACCAAGTATAAATCCCTGGGAGTCGTCCCTAGACCAAGAACTAAAACTAGAAAATCACGTGGACAATCTAGTGGACAAGAGACAAGATTACGATTGGTAGGACTCATCGGAAGATGATGAAAGTTGGCGGTGCAGACTAAGCCCCATCTCACCAGACACATATCTATAACCATCATGATGTATGCATCTACAACGTGTAGCTACATTGTCCAGAGTCATTTCAATAAGACCGCCGAGTGTAAATCCCTGGAAGTCGTCTCTAGACCAAGTATAAAAGCTAGAAAATCAAGTCGACTATCTAGTGGACAAGAGGGAAGATGACTATTGGTAGAGTTCATCGGAAGATGATGAAAGTTGGACATTGTCTAGATTCATTTCAATAAACCCCAAATACAGCAAAATATCAGTTGGAGGTAAGCAGTAAACGTTATTTGGTGCATCGGGAGCAGATCTACTCTAAGTTAGACttaaagaaaatagaataaaagcaTAAGAAGCTTATAACTCACCCCCAAAATCCAGCTGAAAGAGTTATGTAGTTACCAGGAGAGACTACGTCGGGAATCCAAGAAGTTGGATCACAATCAACTGGGGAAAACGAAAATAGAAAAGGGATCATCTATTAGTAATTGGCGTGTACCTGTAATAAGTCAAACAACACAAATCCTACGAGAATGCCAAATCAGAAGAAGAAAGGGTCAAAACCTATGACACTATCCTGAAGAAAAAAGACTGAGAATGGCAGGACATGTCTAATAAACGTGTAAATGGAAGGTGGTGAGCAAACATCAAGAAGGTGCAAAAGGAAGCTCTTCTTCTGAGTGTGCGCGTTATTGATGATGACAtatgaaatgacaaaaaattggTTGCTTAATAGAcagtattgaaataaaaacacgAATAACAAACTGACTCTTagaatttttacaataatgtAACTAGGAACTAGCTATTCTGGTTGATTTATCCTAAATGAAAACATTGGGTCAGCTAATGCCATTTCTACTCACCATCTTTAATTTCGGTGATAATAGATGTTATCTGCATTCCATTGTAGCCTTTACTATGTGTAACGATTGGTTTCGAAAAGGTGTTTTCAGGCCTTTTGGATCCAGTAGAATTTGATACAGAGTTTATTTTCTTTGGTGGAGTCGATTCAGAAATAGGTTGATTATTAGAATCAATTTcgtaaataaatgatgaaaaaactgGCTTCGATTGATAGTTTGGTTGATGTGGTTGATGTGGTTGATGTTGTTGATGTGGTTGATATGGTCTTTGTGGGTGATCATACTGATACCCATTACTTTCAGGTTTATTACTTGGTTTATGGGATGGATAAGGGTAATCGAGGTGAGTTGGTCTTTCATAATAATTGTTAGGATGTGGAATTACTGAACCGTATTTATGTGGAGTAGGATATAGACGAAATTCCGATTTTGTATTATAAGAATTTGTTGGTACTTTGTTGTTGTTTCTGAAATCGAaatcaattcaattaataaagTTACGTAATTTCCTATTATTTAGATTTACAaaggaaaaatgaaattttttcaaaaaagtgaattaagaactataaacttttaattaaaattgaaatttcattaataaacagCTTACCTCGTATAATGGAATTCATTGTCGTATCTACTAATATCTTTATAAGGAACATTGGTTGATTGAGCATAatgatataaatcaaaattattatcgGATCCAAAATTGTATGAATCATAataatttggataaattttgCTTATTTCTTTATACCAATCGTTGGTAGTATCccaaatattcacttttttattatctGGAGATACTAAGATTCCATGAATGGGGTTAAGTACAGATTGAGGACCACTAGCGACGCTCACAATTGTCTGTACCTTTTGAACTCCATCATGTATATTGGGTAccaaaaatttatcttccaaAGGAGGTTTACGATATGGAAACTCATCCGAAACTACTGTACATcctgttttttt is from Diorhabda sublineata isolate icDioSubl1.1 chromosome 1, icDioSubl1.1, whole genome shotgun sequence and encodes:
- the LOC130451936 gene encoding uncharacterized protein LOC130451936, with translation MFISITFGFTILCIVNAINIDNELRVTKIDCYERIAIGQRLNSSNIYKIFKYKTVNECKKECSEENAVCKSFSFGISVKGNGSCELGSINIKETGDLKPVGTVSDVDFDLYIKKTGCTVVSDEFPYRKPPLEDKFLVPNIHDGVQKVQTIVSVASGPQSVLNPIHGILVSPDNKKVNIWDTTNDWYKEISKIYPNYYDSYNFGSDNNFDLYHYAQSTNVPYKDISRYDNEFHYTRNNNKVPTNSYNTKSEFRLYPTPHKYGSVIPHPNNYYERPTHLDYPYPSHKPSNKPESNGYQYDHPQRPYQPHQQHQPHQPHQPNYQSKPVFSSFIYEIDSNNQPISESTPPKKINSVSNSTGSKRPENTFSKPIVTHSKGYNGMQITSIITEIKDVDCDPTSWIPDVVSPGNYITLSAGFWGTFQKFLALSRASIIIVKHILDLSDTRNLVDLFRNSYRTFITIHRDQTPLLRPRDQGVFTTPTGS